In one Cyclopterus lumpus isolate fCycLum1 chromosome 24, fCycLum1.pri, whole genome shotgun sequence genomic region, the following are encoded:
- the mtmr9 gene encoding myotubularin-related protein 9, which produces MEFAELIKTPRVDGVILHRPFMPTVEGTLCLTGHHLILSSRQDNAEELWLLHSNIDSIEKRFVGSLGSIIVKCKDLRVIQLDIPGMEECFNIASSVEALSTLDILSLMYPFFYRPMFEVIEDGWNSFLPEDAFKDLETMTDEWRLSDVNKDCTVCPSYPPLVAVPKDVDDDTLRKVATFRHSGRFPVLSYYHKKNGMVMMRAGQPLTGTNGRRCKEDEKLINATLRPGKRGYIIDTRTINLAQQAKARGGGFESEANYPQWRRIHKAIERSNILQESLIKLVEACNDQSHSMDRWLSKLEASNWQTHVKEILTTACLAAQCIDREGASVLVHGTEGTDSTLQVTSLAQIILDPACRTIRGFQGLVEREWLQAGHPFHHRCAQSAFSNSKPRQEAPVFLLFLDCVWQILRQFPCSFEFSESFLVLVFDHAYASQFGTFLGNSTAERAKLSLPEKTVSLWSWVNRPQELERLTNPLYEANSLVIWPSVAPQSLLLWEGVFLRWNRSSKCLDEAYEEMVHIIEYNKELQNKVNSLRRQLAQLETEDPLLQTLE; this is translated from the exons ATGGAGTTTGCAGAGTTGATAAAGACACCCAGGGTGGACGGGGTCATCCTCCATCGGCCTTTCATGCCCACTGTGGAGGGGACCCTGTGCTTGACTGGTCACCACCTGATTCTCTCCTCCAGACAGGACAACGCCGAGGAGCTGTGGCTGCTTCACTCAAACATCGACTCCATAGAGAAAAG ATTTGTGGGCTCCCTGGGAAGCATCATAGTCAAATGCAAAGACCTGAGGGTGATCCAGCTCGACATTCCTGGCATGGAGGAGTGTTTCAACATTGCCAGCTCTGTTGAG GCTCTGTCCACGCTTGACATACTCTCCCTGATGTATCCTTTCTTCTACCGGCCCATGTTTGAAGTCATAGAAGATGGCTGGAATTCATTTCTTCCAGAGGATGCCTTTAAAGATTTGGAGACCATG ACCGATGAATGGAGACTGAGTGATGTCAACAAGGACTGCACTGTATGTCCATCATACCCCCCTTTAGTGGCAGTGCCCAAAGATGTCGATGATGACACACTAAGGAAAGTAGCCACCTTCCGTCACAGTGGCCGTTTTCCAGTACTTAGCTACTACCACAAGAAGAATGGCATG GTGATGATGCGAGCAGGGCAGCCTCTGACGGGCACCAATGGGCGACGCTGTAAGGAAGACGAGAAGCTGATCAATGCCACACTGCGACCAGGAAAACGTGGCTACATCATCGACACTCGCACCATCAATCTTGCCCAGCAGGCCAAAGCTCGAGGTGGAGGGTTCGAGTCTGAGGCTAACTACCCCCAATGGAGGAGGATTCACAAGGCAATCGAAAG GTCTAACATCCTCCAGGAGAGCCTGATAAAACTGGTAGAGGCATGCAACGACCAGTCCCACAGTATGGACCGCTGGTTAAGCAAGCTCGAGGCTTCCAACTGGCAGACTCATGTCAAGGAGATCCTCACCACCGCCTGCTTGGCTGCCCAGTGTATCGACAG GGAGGGAGCGTCGGTCCTCGTTCACGGCACAGAGGGGACAGATTCCACCCTGCAGGTGACCTCCTTGGCTCAGATCATCCTTGATCCGGCCTGCAGGACCATCAGAGGCTTCCAAGGCCTGGTGGAGCGAGAGTGGCTCCAG GCGGGTCACCCGTTCCACCACCGCTGCGCCCAGTCGGCCTTCTCCAACAGCAAGCCTCGTCAAGAGGCTCCcgtcttccttctcttcttggACTGTGTGTGGCAGATCCTTCGCCAGTTTCCATGTTCCTTTGAATTCAGCGAGAGCTTCCTGGTGCTGGTCTTTGATCACGCCTATGCTTCTCAGTTTGGCACCTTCCTGGGCAACAGTACAGCTGAGAG AGCCAAACTGTCTTTGCCTGAGAAGACTGTGTCCCTTTGGTCGTGGGTGAACCGGCCCCAAGAACTGGAGCGTCTGACCAACCCACTCTACGAGGCCAACAGCCTTGTGATCTGGCCCTCTGTGGCCCCTCAGAGCCTGCTGCTGTGGGAAg GAGTCTTCCTGCGTTGGAACCGCTCCTCCAAGTGTTTGGACGAGGCCTACGAGGAAATGGTACATATAATCGAATACAACAAGGAGCTTCAGAACAAGGTTAACAGCCTGCGCAGGCAGCTGGCCCAGCTGGAAACTGAAGATCCTCTGCTGCAGACGcttgagtga
- the tdh gene encoding L-threonine dehydrogenase isoform X1 → MVDLFLAVRSSAAVRPLALIGSRGRQGRINTLKFSSCCLFFGGGERKLAALGTSMPVIRTLSKVAKQILLSTPGCGCQPLTVAVRNISFSPRQVTSDASFHSVSFSETDHPKVLITGGLGQLGVGLAKMLRKRFGKNNVILSDIRKPPSSVFHSGPFIYSDILDYKNLREIVVNNRITWLVHYSALLSAVGEANVALARSVNITGLHNILDIAAEHGLRLFVPSTIGAFGPTSPRNPTPDLCVQRPRTIYGVSKVHAELMGEYYHHRYGLDFRCLRYPGIISADSMPGGGTTDYAVQIFHDAIKSSKFQCNLRPDTRLPMMYIDDCLRATLEVMEAPVDTLTMRTYNINAMSFSPEELAQELQKQMPELEVTYDIDHVRQAIADSWPMNFDDSNARRDWGWKHDYDLPELVQTMLNFFDAESRMAGAN, encoded by the exons ATGGTCGACCTGTTCTTGGCAGTGCGCTCCTCCGCTGCTGTCCGCCCTCTCGCCCTGATTGGCTCTCGCGGAAGGCAGGGCCGTATAAATACGCTTAAGTTCTCCTCTTGCTGccttttctttggggggggggagaggaagctCGCAGCTCTCG GTACCAGCATGCCTGTCATCAGAACCCTCAGCAAGGTGGCCAAGCAGATCCTGCTCAGCACCCCGGGGTGCGGTTGTCAGCCCCTCACGGTGGCTGTACGCAACATCAGCTTCTCCCCCCGGCAGGTGACTTCTGATGCCAGCTTCCATTCCGTGTCCTTCTCAGAAACGGACCACCCCAAGGTGCTCATTACAG GTGGCCTAGGACAGCTCGGGGTGGGGCTCGCAAAAATGTTGAG AAAGAGGTTTGGGAAGAACAACGTCATTCTGTCTGACATCAGGAAACCTCCAAGCAGCGTTTTCCACAGCG GCCCCTTCATCTACTCCGACATCTTGGACTACAAGAACCTGCGGGAAATTGTGGTGAACAACCGCATCACGTGGCTGGTTCACTACAGCGCCCTCCTCAGTGCGGTGGGGGAGGCGAACGTAGCCCTGGCGCGCTCTGTAAACATCACCG GGCTTCACAACATCTTGGACATCGCAGCGGAGCACGGCTTGCGCCTGTTCGTCCCCAGCACCATCGGGGCCTTTGGTCCCACTTCTCCCCGTAACCCTACACCTGATCTCTGTGTGCAGAGACCTCGCACCATCTACGGCGTCTCCAAAGTCCACGCTGAGCTGATGGGAGAG TATTACCACCACCGCTACGGCCTGGACTTCCGCTGTCTCCGTTACCCAGGAATCATCTCTGCTGACTCCATGCCAGGGGGCGGCACGACAG ACTACGCTGTCCAGATTTTCCACGACGCAATCAAGAGCAGCAAGTTCCAGTGCAACTTGAGACCCGACACGCGGCTGCCCATGATGTACATTGACGACTGCTTGCGCGCCACGCTGGAGGTGATGGAGGCGCCGGTTGACACGCTGACCATGAGGACCTACAACATCAACGCCATGAGCTTCAGCCCCGAGGAACTGGCCCAGGAGCTCCAGAAGCAGATGCCCGAGCTGGAGGTCACGTATGACATAGACCACGTACGGCAGGCCATCG CTGACAGTTGGCCGATGAACTTCGATGATTCCAATGCACGGAGAGACTGGGGCTGGAAGCACGACTACGACCTGCCGGAGCTCGTCCAGACGATGCTTAACTTCTTTGACGCAGAGTCGCGCATGGCTGGTGCTAACTGA
- the tdh gene encoding L-threonine dehydrogenase isoform X2, producing MPVIRTLSKVAKQILLSTPGCGCQPLTVAVRNISFSPRQVTSDASFHSVSFSETDHPKVLITGGLGQLGVGLAKMLRKRFGKNNVILSDIRKPPSSVFHSGPFIYSDILDYKNLREIVVNNRITWLVHYSALLSAVGEANVALARSVNITGLHNILDIAAEHGLRLFVPSTIGAFGPTSPRNPTPDLCVQRPRTIYGVSKVHAELMGEYYHHRYGLDFRCLRYPGIISADSMPGGGTTDYAVQIFHDAIKSSKFQCNLRPDTRLPMMYIDDCLRATLEVMEAPVDTLTMRTYNINAMSFSPEELAQELQKQMPELEVTYDIDHVRQAIADSWPMNFDDSNARRDWGWKHDYDLPELVQTMLNFFDAESRMAGAN from the exons ATGCCTGTCATCAGAACCCTCAGCAAGGTGGCCAAGCAGATCCTGCTCAGCACCCCGGGGTGCGGTTGTCAGCCCCTCACGGTGGCTGTACGCAACATCAGCTTCTCCCCCCGGCAGGTGACTTCTGATGCCAGCTTCCATTCCGTGTCCTTCTCAGAAACGGACCACCCCAAGGTGCTCATTACAG GTGGCCTAGGACAGCTCGGGGTGGGGCTCGCAAAAATGTTGAG AAAGAGGTTTGGGAAGAACAACGTCATTCTGTCTGACATCAGGAAACCTCCAAGCAGCGTTTTCCACAGCG GCCCCTTCATCTACTCCGACATCTTGGACTACAAGAACCTGCGGGAAATTGTGGTGAACAACCGCATCACGTGGCTGGTTCACTACAGCGCCCTCCTCAGTGCGGTGGGGGAGGCGAACGTAGCCCTGGCGCGCTCTGTAAACATCACCG GGCTTCACAACATCTTGGACATCGCAGCGGAGCACGGCTTGCGCCTGTTCGTCCCCAGCACCATCGGGGCCTTTGGTCCCACTTCTCCCCGTAACCCTACACCTGATCTCTGTGTGCAGAGACCTCGCACCATCTACGGCGTCTCCAAAGTCCACGCTGAGCTGATGGGAGAG TATTACCACCACCGCTACGGCCTGGACTTCCGCTGTCTCCGTTACCCAGGAATCATCTCTGCTGACTCCATGCCAGGGGGCGGCACGACAG ACTACGCTGTCCAGATTTTCCACGACGCAATCAAGAGCAGCAAGTTCCAGTGCAACTTGAGACCCGACACGCGGCTGCCCATGATGTACATTGACGACTGCTTGCGCGCCACGCTGGAGGTGATGGAGGCGCCGGTTGACACGCTGACCATGAGGACCTACAACATCAACGCCATGAGCTTCAGCCCCGAGGAACTGGCCCAGGAGCTCCAGAAGCAGATGCCCGAGCTGGAGGTCACGTATGACATAGACCACGTACGGCAGGCCATCG CTGACAGTTGGCCGATGAACTTCGATGATTCCAATGCACGGAGAGACTGGGGCTGGAAGCACGACTACGACCTGCCGGAGCTCGTCCAGACGATGCTTAACTTCTTTGACGCAGAGTCGCGCATGGCTGGTGCTAACTGA